The DNA segment CCATCGCGTCGCCTGCGACCATCGGCACACCTCGCTGCAAGCCGGCCTGCAACATGCCCTTGGAGAAATCGGTGGCCACACACCAGGCTCCGCTGCGACCGAGTTCGACGGTGGAGACGCCGGTGCCCGCGGCGAGGTCGAGAACCCGCTCGCCGGGTTTCAGATCCAACGCTCGTCGAGTGAGCTTGCGCCAACTGCGGTCCTGCCCGAACGACAGAACCGTGTTGGTGATGTCGTATCGACGGGCGACGCCGTCGAACATCGACGCCACCTCGTGGGGCTCTTTTGCCAGGGTTGCGCGTGATGTCTGGGCCACGCAGTCCAGACTACTCAAGCAATCTTTTGCACCCGCGGAGCTGTGATGCCTTGCACGTCGTAGTAGTGCGAGATCAGCTCGTCGCAGATGGCAGGCCAGGTTCGGTGCAGCACCGATTTGCGGGCTGCATTGCCGAAGCGTGCCCGGGTGGTGGGTTCGGCGAGGGCTCCGACGGCACTGGGCAGCAGCTCGGTGAACTTGTCGACCGGCAGCAGGTATCCGTTGCGGCAGTGCGAGACCAGATCGCGCGGGCCGCCTGCGTCGGGTCCGATGACGGGAACGCCACTGGCGAGGGCTTCTTGTACTGCCTGGCAGAAAGTTTCGTGTTCGCCGGGGTGGACGAAGATGTCGAAACTGGCGTAGGCCCGAGCGAGTTCGTCACCGCCGAGTTGTCCGGTGAAGATCGCGCCCGGCATCAGGGTCTGCAACGCCGCGGTGTCGGGTCCGCCGCCGACGATCACCAGCTGGATCGACGGGTCGGTGGCCAGGACGGCGAGCCGCTCGACGTGCTTCTCCGGGGCGAGCCTGCCGACGAAGCCGACGATCAGCTTGTCGCCGGCTCGCCACTGACTTCTGAGCGTCTGTGACTTGGCCGAGGGTGCGAAGCGGACGGCGTCGACTCCTCGCGCCCACCGGTGCACGCGCGGGATGCCGTGCAGCTCCAACGCATCGACGGCCGAGGTGGACGGTGCCAGGGTGCGGGCCGCGCCGCGGTGCAGTCTCCTGGTCCAGCGCCACGCGGCTTTCGAGGTGAGGCCCAGGCCGTAGCTGGCGGCGAAACCCGCGACATCGGTCTGATAGACGGCGACCGCGGGCACGTCCAGTCGGTTGGCGGCGGCGAGGCCACCCGCTCCGAGCAGGAACGGTGACGCCAGATGCACAACGTCGGGGGCGAAGGCACGCATCGCCGAGACCATGCCGAGGCCCGGAACACCGACGGGCAGCGAACTGACCTTGGGGACCATGAGCGACGGCACCCGGTGCACCGGAACGTCGTCGTGCCACGTCGCGGCTCTGGGGCCGGACGGATTGTCCGGGGCGATGACGATCGCGTCGTGCCCCGTCTTGTCGAGGTGTTCGAGGACACGGATCACCGAGTGGGTGACGCCGTTCATGTTGGGCAAGAACGATTCCGCAACGATGGCTACTCGCACGATCCTCAGTGTGGGCGGCCCCGCAGTCGGCCAGGTATGGACAACGTTACGTGTGGGCCAACGTCACACGAATTGCGCGAGCACCCACGACGGATTCGGGTTGGTGCGGTGTTCGGAGCCCACGAAGACCGTCGGAACGGTCTCGTTTCCGTCGTTGACCGACCGAACCCGCGCGGCCGCAGCGTTGAATGGTCGTTCCGCAGGCCCCACTCCTGCCGGATCCTTGCGGATATTCATCCACACGGCTTTCTTTCCGCGCAGCAACAGCGCAACCCGCAACCGCAGGCAGAAGATGCATCCCGGACGCCAATAGATCAGCGGCACCGATCTCTCCGTCGCCTGAATGCGCGAGGCGTCGTCGGACAAAGAACGCGGGTAGAGCACCGGCGTCGTCAGAACCAGAACGAACACGACGGCGAGCACCATCACCACGATCGAGGACGCGATGTTGCCGAAGTTCACCAACGCGAACCCGGCCACTGCGCCGAGAGAAATGAGGCCCCACAGCTTGGCATCACGCATTGTTCGTCTCCTTGCGACGTAACCAGAACAGCACCGGGCCGGCGATCAGCCAGGTGACGACGATGACGGATCCGGCCGGAACGATAGCGACGGTGGCGTCACGGCCCGCGACGCGAACCAGCTCGACGTCCGGGTCGGCCTTGTAGTACTCGACCTCGATGCGTTGACCGGCGATGAGGTTGGTGGGATACAGCACGCCGAGCGCCGGGTTGTGTGTCACGCCGTCGGGGGTGATGAAGCTGACGGCCGAGCGCAACTTGCCCGCGGACAGCACCTCGGCCGTGGCGGTGCCCTTGTCGGAATCGATGGTGACGTCGTTGCGCCAGGCTCCGACCACCAGAAGCACGGCAAGGACCGAAATCGCAATGGCGACCACGAACACGACCAGCCGGGTCCTGTACAGCGTTCGGCTGGCTCTGTCGGTATCGGTCACAGCGATCAGGTTACTTCGCAGCCGATGCGAGTCCGCTCGGGTAGCGTCTGCACTCATGTCGCGCAGCTTCGAGTTCACCGTCGAATCGTCCAATCCCCCGCTGACGTGCATGCAGCACTCACCAGCGAGGACCAGTGGGAGGCGCGCTTCGCCAAGGCGAAGAAGACGGACGGGTACGAGCTGACCAAGCACGACGACGGCGGCCTGACCGTGGACATCTCCGAAGAGGTCGGCACCTCCGAACTCCCCGGCTTCGTCACGAAGGTGATCAAGGGAAAGCTGATCGTCTCGCGCACCGATCACTGGGGACCACTCGAAGGCGACCGGGCCGAGGGGACACTGACCGGCGGCACCACCGGATTGCCCGCGAAGGTGAAAGGCACCCTGTCGTTGCGCCCCAACGGCACCGGCGCGAAACTGATCGTCAAGGGTGACTCGACCGTGAAAATCCCCATCGTGGGCGGCAAGATCGAGGACCTGATCAACAAGATGATCAAGGACATGATCGATCAGGAAACCGGCCAGACCCTGGAATGGGTTGCGGCGCAACAGAGCTAGCGACTGCCCCTCGTGGCCTCAGGATGAGAGAATCTGTTCACGAAGGATGTCGGCATGGCCGCAGTGGTGGGCCAATTCCCTCAGCACCTGAAGATATACCCAGTGGACCGTTCGAGGCCCGCTTCGATGACCTGTCACGACGGCATCGAGTGGCACGTCGGCTACCACCGCTCGAGCAGTTGCGCACGCCTGTCTGTGCGCCGCGATGACACCTGCGATGGTGTCACCGTCGTCGACAACGAAGGACTCTTCAGGACTGCGAACCAGACCCAGCGCGACCCTGGACCCGCCCCCTACGCATTCCTCGAACCACACTCGCTGCATCCATGTCACATGCTTCAGCAATCCGAGAAGCGTTGTGGCCGAAGGGACCAACCGTTCTCGTGCCTGCTCCTCGTTGAGACCATCGAGGGTTGCCTCGATCGCGATCCGGTAGTCCTCGATGAACGCCTCGAGCTGAGTACGATCATCGTCCACCAGCACCTTGAATGCACCCGTCACAAGCTTCCCTTCCCAGCGAAGATTCGGTCGGACACGTACACACGCCTTCTAGAGATGGGCGCGGATCGCCGCGTGCAGATCCCGCAACCCCGACCGCTCGGTGGTCACTTCCAGCACCCTGATTCCCGTGGCATGGCCGGTGAGTTCGGTTGCCAGATCGGCCAAGTCGACCAGTCGGTGCTCCACGCGGTAGGCACCGCACAACGCACCGAGGTCCATGCCGTGGGGTGTGCCGAACACTCTCTCGAATACACCCGCGTACTGCGGGTCACCCTGTTCGAGGAGCTCGAAGATGCCGCCGCCGTCGTCGTTGGCGACCACGATCGTCAGGTCGTCGGGACGCGGTTCACCGGTGCCGATGAGTAGGCCCGCCGCGTCGTGCAGAAAGGTCAGATCCCCGAGAAGTGCCACGGTGCGCCGCTTTCCGGCCATCGCGGCACCGATGGCCGTCGAGACGGTGCCGTCGATACCGGCCACGCCGCGGTTGGAGAGAACCTTCACGTCCGGGTTCGGAATCGCCACCAGGGCCGCGTCGCGCACGGGGTTGGAGGCTCCGAGCACCAGCTGATCTCCGGGCTGCAACGCGGACATCACCACGTCGGCCACGTGCAGCCCCGTCGGCTTGGGATGCTCTCGAAGCTGTTCGTGCACAGCCAGGTCGGCCTTCTCGGACAGAGCGGCGCAGCGCGCGATCCAGGCCGGGTCGGGAGCTCCGGTGGTCACTGCGCGCGTGCCGGTGGCCAGGACGTTGCCGGAGACGTCTGGCCAGCGCGGTCCGGTGGTGAGCGCGATGACGTCGACTGCAGGGTCGGCCAGCAGAGCCGAGACCTGGCGATGCAGCGTCGGCCGCCCGGTGATGACGGCCTGGCGCGGCTTCAACTGCGCAAGAGCCAAGGGATGCAACGGGATTCCGTGCAGGGGTGCGGTCGGCTCGGCGACGGTCGGCAGCCCGGCCAGCTCAGGACGCACGGCACCGCCGTGACCGGAGACGACCACGGTGTCGACCGTCAGATCCAGTTCGACGGGCACGTCGAGTGTCGCCTGGGTGGTGGAGGTCCACGGCAAGCCGTCGGGCCGACCCTCCGGACGCGCGCCGGGGTCTCCGATCGCAGGCACCAGAGGCTCGCGCAGCGGGATGTCGAAGTGCACCGGCCCGGCGTTGCCGGAGCGTGCACCGCGCGCTGCGGCGATGACCCGCGAGACCGCACTGCGCCACTGACTGTTCTGCTTGGGCCCTTCCTCGGCGAGCCCAAGGCTGATCGTCGCGCGAACCTGAGATCCGAACAGGCCGAGCTGCTCGATGGTCTGGTTCGCGCCGGTGCCGAGCATCTCGTACGGGCGGTTGGCGCTGATGACGATCAGCGGAATGCGGGCGTAGTTCGCTTCGAGAACCGCAGGCCCCAGATTGGCGACCGCGGTTCCCGACGTCATCACCACGGGAACGGGCTGACCGCTGCCCAGGCTCAGGCCGATGGCCAGAAAGCCGGCGGTTCGCTCGTCGATCCGCATGTGCAACCGCAGGCGGCCGGCGACGTCCGCCTCCTGCAACGCGAACGCCAACGGGGCGTTCCGCGAGCCGGGGCACAACACGACGTCTCGGATCCCGCTGCGCGCCAGTTCGTCGACGACTGCGGTGGCCTGTGCGGTGGACGGATTCACAGTTTCCAGAGTGTCAGACGCGTCGGTCGGACGCCGCAACCGGGCTTTGACAGTATGAAGGTGTGCGTACAGTCTTTCGGCCCGACGAGGTCGCTCCCGGTCGCTTCTACCAGCTCCTGACCGCTTCGGTGGTACCTCGACCCATCGCCTGGGTCTCCACCGTCTCGGCCGACGGTGTGGCGAACCTCGCGCCATACAGCTTCTTCACTGTCTCGTCGACTGTGCCGCCCGTCGTGCAGTTCACGTCGGTGACCCGCAAGGACAGTCTTCGCAATATCGAGGCCACCGGCGAGTTCGTCGTGAATCTGGCGACGGCACCGTTGGTGGATCAGGTCAACAGCAGCTCGGCGAGCTTCGATCACGGCGTCAGCGAATTCGAGGCCGTCGGGATCGAGAGCGAGCCCAGCACCGTCGTGACGCCACCGCGCGTCGCGGCCGCTCCGATCGCCATCGAGGCGAAGCTGCATCGCGTCGTGGAGGTGGGCAACTGCTTCGTCGTCATGGGCAACGTCGTCGCCCTGTCGGTGCGTCCCGAATTCCTCGCCGAGGACGGCCTCCCCGAGTTCGACGCCATCGCCCCGCTGAGCCGCCTCGGCCGTTCCGAGTGGGGGTTGCCGCCCGAGGTTCGTGAGATCGAGCGGCCTTCTTGATTCGCTGGTCGCTGCTGGTTCTCGTCACCGTCGGCCTGACCGTCGGCGCGGATGCTCTGGGGATTCCGTCGGCAGCACTGTTCGTCGCGCTGCTGGTGGCGGTGGTCTTCGCTCTCGCAGGCTGGGCACCGACCACGGGCACCGAGCGCGCTCCGCTGCCACGACGGCTCGGCATGGTGGCGCAGGCGGTGTTGGGCGTCGAGATCGGGACGCTGGTGCAGCAGGACACACTCAGCTCGCTCGGCGACGCCTGGTTGCCGGTGCTGCTGGCATGCGTCGGAACACTTCTGTTGTCCATCGCCGCGGGTGCATTGCTGGGACTGCGGAAGGACATCGATTCACTGACCGGCGCGCTGGCACTGGTGGCAGGCGGCGCGTCGGGCCTGGTGGCCATTGCCCAGGAACTCGGCGGCGACGAACGCGTCGTGGCGGTGGTGCAGTACCTGCGGGTCGTTCTCGTCACCACCACCCTGCCGCTGGCGGCGACGCTGGTGTTCAGTGCGCAGCCCGGTCAGTCGACGATGCTCGCAGATTCCGGAGCTCCGCTGTACGTGGACCTGGCCTTCGTGCTGGTCTGCGGCGGGGTGGGAGTCCTGCTCGCACTGGCGCTTCGATTTCCCGCGCCGGCGTTGCTGGGGCCGCTGATCGCTTCCACGTGCGCCGACGTTGCCGGGGTGTCGTTCGACGCATCGGTTCCCACGTTGCTGCTGTGGGCGGCGTACATCGTGATCGGATGGCAGGCAGGTCTGCGGTTCACCGTCGCGAGCCTGAAGTCGATCTCGCGGGTGCTGCCCGCAGCGCTGATGTTGATCATCGCCGTCACGGTCGGCTGCGCGATGCTCGGATTGTGGTTGGCCTCGGCAACGGGCACCAGCGGATACGAGGGCTACCTGGCGACCACCCCGGGCGGGGTGTACGCGGTGTTGGCCATAGCGGCATCGACCGGAGCGAACGTCACGTTCGTCGTGGCCGCGCAGATCATCCGGGTGTTCATGATGCTGTTCGCGGTACCGATGGGAGCGAAGGTAGTCCAACACTATCGACGAGATCGACCCGAGTGAATCGACGCGACCCCATTCGTAGTTAGGGTCCACTAATCTCACCGGCATGGCCAAGTACCTCAAACCCGAGCACCCGGCGTTCTACCGTCTGCACGTTCTCGCAGCCGATCGGATCAGTTCCGGGTTCGTCAGAATCACCCTCGGGGGCGAGTCGCTCTCGAACTACCGGTACATGGGATACGACCAGTGGTTCCGACTGTTCCTGCCGCAACCCGGCCAGCGCGAACCCCGCATTCCCAGCTCGACCTCCAAACTCTGGTACGCCCAGTATCTGACCTTCTCCAAGGACACCAAGCCGGTGGTCCGCAACTACACCGTCCGCGACTTCCGGCCCGCAGGCCAGGGCACGTTCAGCGAGGGTGCGGAGATGGACGTGGACTTCGTCGTACACGGCGGCGAACACGGCGGTGAAGCAGGTCCAGCGTCGTCGTGGGCTGCGCACGCCGTTCCCGGGGACCGCGTCGCGATTCTCGACGAGGGACGCATCTACAACCCGGACATCGAGACCCCATGGCAACTGCTCGTCGGCGACGAGAGTGCAGCTCCGGCGATTCTCGGAATACTGCGATCCTCGCCCGAGGACCTGCGGGCCGTGGTGTTCATCGAAGTCCCCACCGAGGCCGACGTCCAGGATCACCACGTGCCGCCGGGCGTCGAGCTGAATTGGATCGTGCGCCCCAACTCGCGCGCCAAGCCCGGTGATGCGGCGTTGGCCGCCGTGCAGAAAGCCGAGCTTCCGGGCGGCACCCCGTTCGTCTACGTGGCAGGCGAGCAGGGTTTGGCGACGGGCTTGCGCAGATACCTGGTGAACGACCGCGCAGTGCCGAAATCCAGCATCTGCTTCACCGGATACTGGAAGTTCGGTAAAGCCGCCGGATAGCACTGGATTAGTGTCATCTCACATGTCCGGCTTGGGAAAAGGTCACACGGTCGTCACCGACTCGGCAGATGTCGACAGCGCGTCGTTCGCCTCGCTGCGCGCCCGTCCTCTCCCCCGCGCCGAACGCTACGAACTGGGTCGACGCCTACGCGAGAAGGTACCGATCGCCTCCCTGGGTGACTGGACCCCACCGGCGGATCGACCCGACCCGGTCAAGCAGATCGAATACTCGCACCAGGGCCGCATCGAATGGCTGATACCGACGCGCCTCGAGCGGATGGTCGAGTCCCCGTACGGATTTCTGCGGGGCACGGCCATCGTCATGGCTCGGGACGTGGCGATGCTGCCGTCGACCGGCATCAACCCGGTCATCAGTGGCGACGCCCACCTCGGCAATTTCGGCTTCTACGCCTCACCCGAACGCGACCTCGTCATCGACCTCAACGACTTCGACGAGGCCCACCCGGGTGCCTGGGAATGGGATCTACGACGCCTCGCCGCGAGCATCTGGGTGGCCGGTCGGCAGAACGGCCGCACCGAGGATCAGTGCCGCGACGCCGTCACCGCCTGTGTGTCCGCGTACCGAATCGAGGTGGCCAGACTTGCCGACGAGCCGCTGATGTCGCGTTCGTTCCAGCGTCTGACGGCCGAGAAGCTGCAGCGCGACGCCACCGAGGGGTCGTTGCGCAAGGAGATCAAGCGCGCCACCAAGAAGGCGCGTCGACGCACCAGTGACCGCGTTCTGCCGCGTTTCACCGAGAAGCACGAGGGCAAGCGCAGAATCGTCGAGGAGCCGCCGATCACCACGCGCATCTCGGCGAAGGACGAGGAACTTCTCGCCGTCGGACTGGACGAGTATCTGCTCACCCTCACCCCACACTGGCGTCGAGTGCTCGGTGGATACACGTTGATCGACGTGGCGCACCGCGTGGTCGGCGTCGGCAGCGTCGGCCTGCGGGCGTACGTGGCTCTGCTCGAGGGCACCAGCGAGGACGACGTCGTGTTTCTGCAGCTCAAGCAGGCCAGACGCTCGGTGCTTGCGCCGTACGTGCACGGCGAATCGGCCTGGCACGATCATCAGGGGCAACGCGTCGTGGAGTATCAGCAGGATCTGCAGACCGTCAGCGATCCGCTGCTGGGCTGGACGACCATCGCCGGACGGCAGTACTACGTGCGGCAGTTCCGCAACATGAAGGGAACGATCGACCTGTCGTCGATCGATGCACCCGCGCTGGTCGACTACGCACGGGTGGTGGGCCGACTGCTGGCCAAGGGACATGCGCGTACCAGTGGCGCGTCGATGATCTCGGGATACACGGGCGATTCCGATCAGCTCGACGTCGCTTTGGGCCGATTCGCGCAGCTGTACGCGGATCAGACGGAAGCCGACTGGGAGCGATTGAGCGCTACGCGCATGTGAGCGGAACTTCGTAGTCCACTACGAGTTTCCGCTCACATGCGGCGAAGCCGCTCAGGCGTGCTTGGCGACCAGGTCACCCACGCGCGGCAGTGCCTCGGTGACGTTCTTCTTCGCCGAGCCACGCAGGCTGCCGTAGAACTTCTTGACGACGGACTTGTCGGTCTCCTCGATGCGCGCATCGGTGACCGAGAGCAGCGCGTCGGATGCGGCGTCGCCGTTGGCGGCGAGGTACTGACCGAACGTGCCCTGCGGGGCAGCGTTGTACGACTGCCAGAACGGGTCCAGCTTGTCGACGAAATCGGGCCACAGAGCCGAGACCGCATTGTCGATGTACGACGGCCCGACCTTCTTCACCGCGCCGTATCCCCCCTTGACCGCGAGTCCACTCGCGCCCTTCTTGTCCGCGACCTCCGCGTCGATCAGTGCCAGGACATCGACGCGCAGAGCGTCGGCCTTCGACTCGTCGAGCAGCGAATCCTTGAGTGCAGCAACCACTTCGAACTTCCTCCCAGATGTGTCAGCGGCCCCACGCGGACCGGGCGCAAGACTACCGCAGAAGGGCGTGGCAGCGCCGAACTCGATCGATCCACCACTGCGTGCGATCGGCGTCGGCATCGAGCTCGATCAGTGCCTCGGCGTCGGGTTCGAGGCTGCCGACCGGATACGTTCCGTCGATCACCTCCGGCGCAGATGCGACGTCTCGAACGAACAGTGCGCCCGTTCCCAGACCGCAGGCGAATTCGAGGTGCGGCAGCGCAGCGGCTGCGGCCAGCCCGGACGAGATACCCACAGCCGAGTCCAGAGCACTCGACACCACCACCGGCACGCCGTACTCCCCCAGCTCCCCGGCCAGCTCGAGCAGAGCCCGCATCCCGCCGAGCGGAGCCACCTTGAGCACCGCGATGTCGGCTCCGCCTGCACGGACGACCTTCATCGGATCCTCGGCCCGGCGAATGCTCTCGTCGGCAGCGATCCGCACCCCGGGCACCCGGCGCCGAACTTCGACCAGCTCCGGCACGGACGCGCACGGCTGCTCGGCGTACTCGAGTGGACCGTCGGCGGTCAGGGCTGTCAGAGCCGCCACGGCTTCGTCGACGCTCCAACCCCCGTTGGCGTCGACCCGTACCCGCGGAACCAGCTCGCGCACGGCACGCACTCGAGCGACGTCGTCGGCGAGGGTCTGCCCCTTCTCGGCCACCTTCACCTTGGCCGTCTCGGCACCGGGAGACCGGCTCAACACCGCTGCCACGTCGGAGGCCGCGACGGCAGGAACGGTCGCGTTCACCGGGATGCGTCGGCGCAACGGGCTCGGCGGGCCGTCCCACGCGGCCTCGATCGCCGACGCCAACCACGGAGCCGACTCGACGTCGTCGTACTCGGGAAACGGTGAGAACTCACCCCACCCGGCCGGTCCGTGAACGAGCATCACCTCGCGGGTGGTGATGCCGCGGAACTTGGTCCGCATCGGCATCGAGAGCACATGCGCGCCGTCCAGAACGTCGTCGATCGCGGGGATCATTGCTGCCCCGGGAGCAACTGCACCATCAACGCCTCGCAGTCGGCCAACAGGTTGCCGTCCAGATCCGTGAGCCGAGCGTTGATGAACGTCTTTCGTCCCTCGACCCGATCCACCGCGCCCTCGACGATCAGCTCGGTGTTCAGCGGCGTCACCTTGCGGTAGTTGATGTGCAGGTACGCCGTCCGGCTGATGGGCCTGCCGTAGGCGTGCTGGACGAGACCGAAGAGGTCGTCGAACAGCAGCGGCAGTGTGCCGCCGTGCGCGGCGGAGTTTCCACCGAGATGGAAACGACGGAACATCCCCCGACTTCGGACACCGTCTGCGTCGATCTTCTCGATGATCCACGGCATCAACAGCAGCGAACCGCGACCCGGCAGACGTGGAACTCGCCCGGCGGTCTGGCGGCCCTCGGCCACCACGTGCGGGGTCAACAGCTCGATCAGTTCCCGAGCCTTGTCCGCAGCTGCCTCGGTCACTTCGGCCGGCAACGAGGTGGACACCGCGAGATCCTGCACCGTGCGCAGGGCCTCGAGCAGCTGCCCGTACTCCGGCCCCACCTTCGCGGGCACGAAACGCGGGAAGCCTCCATGGTGGTCGTAATCGCGGTCGAGCTCGATCGGGTCGGTCATGACTGCACGCTAGCTGCACCGACCGTTCGGCACGGAGCCAACCCCGGCCACCGTTAAGCTGGCGCCCGTGACCTTCACTCCCGCACTGTGGCGTCCCGTTCCCGGCTTCGAAGATCTGACCGACATCACGTATCACCGCCACGTGTCCGACGCGACCGTCCGGATTGCGTTCGACCGTCCCGAAATACGTAATGCATTCCGGCCACACACCGTCGACGAGCTCTACCGCGCCCTCGAACATGCACGGGTGAGCTCCGACGTGGGAACGGTGTTGCTCACCGGAAACGGACCGAGCAGCAAGGACGGCGGCTGGGCGTTCTGCTCCGGTGGCGATCAGCGCATTCGCGGTCGCAGCGGCTATCAGTACGCAGACGGAGAGACGGCCGACACCGTCGACAAGGCCCGCGCCGGGCGCCTACATATCCTCGAGGTGCAGCGCCTCATTCGATTCATGCCCAAGGTGGTCATCTGCTTGGTCAACGGCTGGGCAGCAGGCGGCGGACACAGCCTGCACGTGGTGTGCGATCTGACGCTGGCAAGCCGCGAGCATGCCCGGTTCAAGCAGACCGACGCGGACGTCGGCAGCTTCGACGGTGGTTACGGCAGTGCGTATCTGGCGAAGATGGTCGGTCAGAAGTTCGCCCGCGAGATCTTCTTTCTCGGCGAGACGTACTCGGCCGAGGAGATGCACCGCATGGGCGCGGTGAACAAGGTGGTCGATCACGACGAGCTCGAGAACACAGCAATCGAGTGGGCTGCGAAAATCAACGCGAAATCACCTCAGGCACAACGAATGCTGAAGTACGCCTTCAACCTGCAGGACGACGGCCTGGTGGGTCAGCAACTGTTCGCCGGTGAAGCGACCCGCATGGCGTACATGACCGACGAGGCGGTGGAGGGTCGCGACTCCTTCCTGGAAAAGCGCGAGCCCGATTGGTCGCCGTTCCCTCGGTATTTCTGACGCACTGGTGAATTCCACCCCGCACGGCCGCAGTCACGGCAGTTCTGCGGGTGCTGTCCGAGCCTGGTTCACCCAGCCTTACGACTACCGCTGGATGGCGGACTTCCAGAATTCCCGGCCCGCCGGAAAGCTCGTCCGGTGGGTGATGGCATGCCTGACGCTCAACTACGGCGTGCTGGCAGTGGTGTCCCTGTTTTCCGAGGACACCTCACGCAGCCCTATTGCCGTCGCCTGGAAAGCATGTCTGGTGGTGATGGTCGTGGCCGTCAGCGCGGCGTGGATCACCAGACCGTTTCCCGGCCGACTCGGAGTGGTGGCTTTTGCGGTCTTCGCCGATCTGGGGACGGCATCGACGCTGTTGATCAACCCGCTCGCGGACGCCCTGCTGACGTGCACGCTGTTCGCCGTGATCGGGACGTTCTGCACGTTCTGTCTCAGTCCCCGCTGGCTGGTGGCGCACCTGGTGTTCGCCGTGGCATGCACCCTCGTTGCCGCGGCAGCGACGTACTCCAGCGAGGAGGTGGGCATCGCATCACTGATCTTCCGGACGAACGTCGTGCTGCTCACGATCGCCGCAGTTCCACTCGTCTCGCATCTGCTGATCACCACGTTGACCGACGATGCCCGCCGTTCGTTGCTCGATCCGCTCACCGGTCTGCTCAATCGTCGCGGTCTCGACGCGGTCATCGACGATGTGTGGCCACGCGGCCGAGAGGCCGATCAGTGCTCGGCGGCGGTGATGATCGACATCGACCGCTTCAAATCCGTCAACGACATGTACGGGCACGAGGAGGGCGACGCGGTCATCGTGCGCATCGCCGAGCGTCTGCGCGCACACCTGGGCGAATACGGCGTGATCGCGCGCACCGGCGGAGAGGAATACCTCGCCGTCGTCTCGACGTCGCGACTCCACATCGATGCACTGGTTCATGGGGTACGCCGAGCACTGCATGATCCCGAGGATCCCGTCGCGGTGACGGTCAGCGTGGGGGCTGCGATTCTGCACGCGGATTCACCTGTGTGGGATCAGAACGTCGACATCGTGACGCGGGCGACGCGGGTGGCGGACTCGATGATGTACGAGGCGAAGGCCGCGGGCGGCAACCGAATCGCGACGACCATGCTCTGACCCACCACGTGGTATCCATGCGGGGTGGACATCCTCGCTTCTCGGACAATTCTCCGGCCCGTCGATTACCAGAGGACTCTCGAGTTCTACCGTGACGGTCTCTCGCTGGCGGTGTGTCGCGAATACCCCGGCGGAACGGTGTTCTTCGCGGGTCAGGGCCTGATCGAGGTCGCTGCGCACCATCGCGGCGACGAATCGGGGTCGTTCTCCGGCGCGCTGTGGTTACAGGTACGCGATATCGACTCTGCTACAGCGGAATTGACGGCCGCCGGCATCGAGATCGTGCGTGAGGCCCGAACCGAGCCGTGGGGTCTGATCGAGATGTGGATCGAGGATCCGGACGCGATTCCCATCGTGCTGG comes from the Rhodococcus sp. SBT000017 genome and includes:
- a CDS encoding glycosyltransferase family 1 protein — encoded protein: MRVAIVAESFLPNMNGVTHSVIRVLEHLDKTGHDAIVIAPDNPSGPRAATWHDDVPVHRVPSLMVPKVSSLPVGVPGLGMVSAMRAFAPDVVHLASPFLLGAGGLAAANRLDVPAVAVYQTDVAGFAASYGLGLTSKAAWRWTRRLHRGAARTLAPSTSAVDALELHGIPRVHRWARGVDAVRFAPSAKSQTLRSQWRAGDKLIVGFVGRLAPEKHVERLAVLATDPSIQLVIVGGGPDTAALQTLMPGAIFTGQLGGDELARAYASFDIFVHPGEHETFCQAVQEALASGVPVIGPDAGGPRDLVSHCRNGYLLPVDKFTELLPSAVGALAEPTTRARFGNAARKSVLHRTWPAICDELISHYYDVQGITAPRVQKIA
- a CDS encoding glutaredoxin domain-containing protein — encoded protein: MRDAKLWGLISLGAVAGFALVNFGNIASSIVVMVLAVVFVLVLTTPVLYPRSLSDDASRIQATERSVPLIYWRPGCIFCLRLRVALLLRGKKAVWMNIRKDPAGVGPAERPFNAAAARVRSVNDGNETVPTVFVGSEHRTNPNPSWVLAQFV
- a CDS encoding DUF3592 domain-containing protein, whose amino-acid sequence is MTDTDRASRTLYRTRLVVFVVAIAISVLAVLLVVGAWRNDVTIDSDKGTATAEVLSAGKLRSAVSFITPDGVTHNPALGVLYPTNLIAGQRIEVEYYKADPDVELVRVAGRDATVAIVPAGSVIVVTWLIAGPVLFWLRRKETNNA
- a CDS encoding DUF2505 domain-containing protein — translated: MHAALTSEDQWEARFAKAKKTDGYELTKHDDGGLTVDISEEVGTSELPGFVTKVIKGKLIVSRTDHWGPLEGDRAEGTLTGGTTGLPAKVKGTLSLRPNGTGAKLIVKGDSTVKIPIVGGKIEDLINKMIKDMIDQETGQTLEWVAAQQS
- a CDS encoding DinB family protein — encoded protein: MTGAFKVLVDDDRTQLEAFIEDYRIAIEATLDGLNEEQARERLVPSATTLLGLLKHVTWMQRVWFEECVGGGSRVALGLVRSPEESFVVDDGDTIAGVIAAHRQACATARAVVADVPLDAVVTGHRSGPRTVHWVYLQVLRELAHHCGHADILREQILSS
- the menD gene encoding 2-succinyl-5-enolpyruvyl-6-hydroxy-3-cyclohexene-1-carboxylic-acid synthase — protein: MNPSTAQATAVVDELARSGIRDVVLCPGSRNAPLAFALQEADVAGRLRLHMRIDERTAGFLAIGLSLGSGQPVPVVMTSGTAVANLGPAVLEANYARIPLIVISANRPYEMLGTGANQTIEQLGLFGSQVRATISLGLAEEGPKQNSQWRSAVSRVIAAARGARSGNAGPVHFDIPLREPLVPAIGDPGARPEGRPDGLPWTSTTQATLDVPVELDLTVDTVVVSGHGGAVRPELAGLPTVAEPTAPLHGIPLHPLALAQLKPRQAVITGRPTLHRQVSALLADPAVDVIALTTGPRWPDVSGNVLATGTRAVTTGAPDPAWIARCAALSEKADLAVHEQLREHPKPTGLHVADVVMSALQPGDQLVLGASNPVRDAALVAIPNPDVKVLSNRGVAGIDGTVSTAIGAAMAGKRRTVALLGDLTFLHDAAGLLIGTGEPRPDDLTIVVANDDGGGIFELLEQGDPQYAGVFERVFGTPHGMDLGALCGAYRVEHRLVDLADLATELTGHATGIRVLEVTTERSGLRDLHAAIRAHL
- a CDS encoding flavin reductase family protein, which encodes MRTVFRPDEVAPGRFYQLLTASVVPRPIAWVSTVSADGVANLAPYSFFTVSSTVPPVVQFTSVTRKDSLRNIEATGEFVVNLATAPLVDQVNSSSASFDHGVSEFEAVGIESEPSTVVTPPRVAAAPIAIEAKLHRVVEVGNCFVVMGNVVALSVRPEFLAEDGLPEFDAIAPLSRLGRSEWGLPPEVREIERPS